CGTATGTTCTGTGAGAGCCTTCATCGGATCGGTACCCAGATAGGGAATAGAACGGAAGAAACGATAGTCGATCCTGGCATCGATCACATCATTTTTTGCACCCAAGTATACACGGACGTTGTGGGTCCCGTTGTCCATCTGAGGAGTAACAGGTGTCGATAGCTGAGGGATGCTGCCCACATTGGTGGTAGCTCCCCGTCCGTAGTGATTGAAATAATGGTTCGAATAATACAAGCCGGTAGCAAGCACAAAGGAAGGCCTGCGCTGCTCGTAGTCCACTCCTGCCATCATTCGTCTATCCTTTCTGTCGCCGTCGAAGTCACCGGTATTGAAAGCCGATTTCATCCCACGATAGGAGAGGAAAAGATTCAGTCTCTCCTGCTCTGCATCTATCAGACGATAGCCGGCATCCATTCGCTGGTTTAGCGTATGACCGATACCGATATTCAGGTACCCCCGGTGCTTCATATGACCTTCCGTTGGCAGGATATTCGGAAGATTGTTCCTGCCTGAAGAGGAAACTTCAGGGACAAATCCGAATGTACGCTTATTATATTCCGGACGGAAAGGTTTTAATCGAGGTTCGATGGCCTTGTATGCAGCCGGAAGCGGATCCGCATGCTCCATCTCCACAGTCTGGTCATTAACGATAGTAAGCTCCCTGCGCAGCGTGTCGGGGCGTTTGGTTTCTGTATTTCGTGGGGTTTGACCGCAAACGGATGATACAGAGAGAACCATTATGACGGCCGTATATAATTGATATTTCATGATGCTGTTCATTATTTCCAACTCAGAGTGATGAATCGTACAGAAGATTATTCAAGCCGTTGGGCTATCTGTTCGTGAATGTCATCCTCATGATTGGGATAGTTCTTTTCCAAGCTTTCCAAATACTGCCTTGCCGTAAACGTATCCCCTTCTTTCTTATAAATATCGGACAAGAGGATGAAACCTCGTGCCAACCAATACTGCTGAGGAGTACTCTTGGCAATAAATTTTTCGAGGATAAACTTCGCCTTGGACAAACGCTTGGCTTCCATTTCCAGCTGTGCCTGCATCACGACGGCTTCGGCACCTGTGGCCGTTGAGAAATCCTCGGCAAGGAGTTCATAGTCGGCAATCGCTTCCCGATTCATCTTCAGAGCCTGATAACTTTTGGCACGATAGAGACGAAGAGTATGAGGCAGAGCTGCCTGATTCTTCAATCCGGCAATGACGTCGATCACCCTCCGGTAATCCTTATCGGCATAGGCAGACTCGGTTACTCCCTGCACCGCCTGATCGCGGACAGCTTCGGCACCATCCGTATCGAGTACGGATTGGAATGATTGCAGCGCAGCCTTGTACTCTTTGCGTTCGTATTGCATACGACCGAGACGCAGGCGAGCATCGATCTTATAGTCTTCGGGCAAACCGGGGCTGTTCACCAACCGTGAATAGCGATTGTAAGCCGCATCGGCATTGCCGGCCTGATAATCGAGATCGGCCAAGTACAATTCCGCTTTGTGCCGATCGCTTCCCTGTGGATAGCGCTCCAGATAAGCCTCCAAATCTCGACGAGCATCGGGCTGGCGACGGCGATACTTGCGCTCGGCCGAAAGGAAACCGAGCTGTTCCGTCTCGGATGGAGCAATGGACACCTTATCTTTCAGACCACGCACATAGGCAGAATACTCATCTATCCGATCCTCTTCCAAATAGATAGAACGGAGATCCGAGAGGGCTACAGTCGTCTCTTCGCTACGAGGGTAGCGGTCAATGATCCGTTGGTATGTGCGAATAGCCTCTTTCGTTCGACCCGTATTATAATAGAGCAGACCCAACTGCAAGGACGACTGTCGGGCTTCACGGCTGTCGGGGCTTCTTTTGACAACTGCATTGAAAGCTTCTTCTGCCACGTTATGCTTACCGCTAAGCACTGCACCACACCCCTTTTCATAGAGAGCAGCTGTCAGATGGCGGCTATCGGGGAATTCCCGAATGAGCTTGTCCAACGTTTGGATCTGATCGGCATACTGTTTGGCCAGTCCCTCCAACCGTGCACGACGCAAAAGGGCATAATCACCTCCGGAAGGATAGACGCGGTAAGCCATGGAATAGGCTTCGCGTGCACCGTGGAAGTCGCGCTTCATATACCTACAGTCTCCGATACGGGCATAGGCATCAGCCGAGAGATTCGGGGCAATACCGGATCGGGATACATACTCTTTGAAGGCCTCCAAAGCCATATCGTAACGTTCGGCATTGAATAGAGAATAGCCCAGACGATAATATCCTAAAGGAAGATTCGCCGCATCACGATCACCGGCGGCCGAGATATAGGCTCTGTAATCCGCAGCTGCAGCCGGAAAGTCACCGGCTCTATACCGCAGATTGCCTCGAAGGAAATATGCTTCAGGGAAATATTCCCCTTTGTTTCCCATAGATATACTGCTCGACACAAAAGAAAGCGCTTCACTGTCATAGCCCGCTGCTTCCTTTTGTTCTGCCATACGGTTCAGCACAAACTGTTTGGCGGCCAGAATGGAAGCCGTCGGCTGTGCAATCTTTTGGATCGATCTAAGGGAAGAATTGTAATCCTTGCCGGTGAAATATGATTCGACAAGAATAGCAGCCATCTGTTCGCGGTGGGAAGATCGGGGAAACTCATTGAGGAAGTTCTCCGCAATGCGTACGGACTGACCGAAGCTCGACTGTCCCGTACTACGCATGAGCATAGCCATATTGTACATTCCGACCTCCCGTACCGGCCGATTGACGTCCTGAGTCGCAGCTTTCTCGAAAGCCATAAGGGCCTCGCTCGTCATCCCCTCGGCCAGCTGTGCCTGTCCGAGATAGAGAGCCGACTCTGCACCGAGAGAACCGGCGTCAGTGGTAGCAGCGGCAAGTGGCCGAAGTGCTTCTTTCATCAGACCTTGCTTATAGTAAGTGACACCAAGTGCATAAGCATCGGCAGGCGCGATACGATCCCCTACCTTTTCGCTGTAGTCGGAAAGATAGTCGATGGTTTTGTTCGAATCGCCCAAACGGTAGTAAGCATTGCCTGCCACACGCAGGAGTTGAGGTCGCTGTCTCATGGACGAATTGCGCGACAAGAGTCTGTCGGCTATTTCGGCCGCTTCGCGGTAGTCGCCTCGCAGCAGTTGGATTTCCGCGATATAAGCATCGGCTTCATCCGCAAATTGCGGGTGATTCTTCAGTCGCGAAAGAGTCTGTTCGGCTTCGTCGATTCGGCCATCCTCTATTTGGATAGCAGCAAGGAGGAGACGAGCACGTCCGCCCAGCTCACCTCTGCTCTTGGAAGCCTTCAGCAGCATCTGCTCGGCCAAAGCATTGCTCTCGCTCAACTGCATACGCACGTATGCATAATAAAGCAGGTATGCAGCCAAGTCTTCATCGTTGAGCGTGCGATCGTCGATGTCGGAGAAAATGGTATTGGCACGCAAATACTGTTCATGCCGGATCATCAGCTCCCCTGTGAGGAGTCGCACACAGGATTTGTCGATCGATTCGGGGAAATTGTCCAAGAAATTGTCTGCCGCGCCGAGGACGTAATCGTGATCCGCTCCCAACAGATAGTCCGCGATGATACTATAATAATCCGCCTCCAAAGTGTGCTCTTGCCCTCCGTGCAAGCGATAGAGACGGAATTGGTCTAAGGCTCCCACATAATTTTGGCGGATAAACATCGCTCTCCCTTCGAGGAAAAACTCTTCGGCGGGCTCTGCCGCTTTATTTTGGGCTTGTGCCGTGAAAGTCATTGCTCCACCCAGCACAAGAGCCGATAATATCAGTTTTTTCATTGATCAGTCTGTTTCCTTATTTGTCTTCAGAGAAGCAGGTCGTAATGCCCTATTAACTAACTCTGAGCCATTGCCTTTTATTTTATACCTCCTTGACAAGGCCTGTGATAAACGCATAGCCGTCAGCTTTTTTCCTGCCGGTGGCAAGGATTCTCGCCATACCTTATCCGCTTATAACATTACACGATATTGATAGTAAATATACGCTATTCTGTCTGAAACCATGTACTCCACTACTAAAGACTTGCAAGGGGCTGTCAATGTCGTTCGGCCGACTTGACCCCATGCGTAGCACGGATCTTGCGAAGGAGGATGGATAGTGTCGAGGTATCGGGTACTTCGACCGTGAACACCCCTTCGAAGAGATTGTCCTTCGAATTGATCGAATAGGCTCGGAGCGATACGCCCGGTTCTTTATTGATGACCGAAGTTATGTTCGTCACGATGGCCAGATTGTCCTGTCCTATGACATGAAGTGTAGCCTCGTATCCGGTCGATCCCTTACCGCTCCAGCGAGCTTCGATGATGCGATAACCGTATCGGCTGAACATATCCGGCGCATTTGGGCAGTCCGTGCGGTGTATCTTGATACCGCTATTGCTCACGAATCCGAATACGGAATCCCCGTAAATAGGATTGCAGCATTTGCCAAAGCTGTATTCCACCCCCGTCATATTGTTGTCGATAACCAATACGTCGCTTTTTCCCCCTTTGACGGTTTCTTCCTCTTTGGGCGGATGCGCCACAAAGGTATCGGCACTGCGACGAGCTGCACCCGAACCGGCATCGCGTCTCTGCTCTTCCTCCAATTCATGAGAGTATAGCTCCAGTACCTCCTGCACATCGAGTCTGTCGGCCGCTATCTCCATATAGAAATCCGTCAGATGCTTGAACCCCTTGCGTCGTACCACGCGCGTGAATACGGCTTCTTCAAACGGCAATTTACGGTTCTTCAGACGGCGGTTCAGCAGCTCTTTGACCACGCCGATACTGCTTTCCATCTGCAAGCGAAGCTGCTGCTTGATCTTATTGCGTGCTTTGGAACTGACCACATAGGAAAGCCAATCCTTCTTCGGGGTCTGCTGAGCAGAGGTAATGATCGAAACGGAGTCGCCATTTTCGAGCTTATGTTTGAGCGGCACATTCTTTCCATTGACATTAGCTCCGACGGCCTGACAGCCGATGCGCGAATGGATGGCAAAAGCAAAGTCCAGCACACTGGCTCCCTGAGGCAACTTGATCAGTTCTCCCGTAGGAGTGAAAGCATAGATCTCATCGGTGAAGAGGTTCATCTTGAAGTTTTTCACCGTCTCCGCCGAATCGTCCGAGGAGTGATCGCGTGCCTCAAGCGTCTCGCGTACGGAAGTGAGGAACTCATCCAATCCGCTCTCGCTCTTGATACCTTTGTACTTCCAGTGAGCAGCCAATCCTCTTTCGGCCACCTCGTCCATGCGACGGGAGCGAATCTGCACCTCCACCCACCGATTCTGCGGTCCCATCACCGTAACGTGGAGCGACTCATAACCGTTGCTTTTGGGGATGGAGATCCAGTCCTTCATTCGCTGTGGATTGGGCTGATACATGTCCGTGATGATGGAATAGACATGCCAGCAGGCAGCTTTCTCATCTTTCACGGGCACATCCAATATGATTCGTATGGCAAAAAGATCGTATATGGATTCGAACTCGATACCCTGCTGACGAAGCTTGTTGCGAATGCTGTTGATGCTCTTGGTACGCCCCTTCATCTCGTACGGGATATTGGGCAGAGCTTCGTCCAGCCGACGGCGCAGCGGAGCGATGAAAGCTTCGATATAGGCATCGCGGCTACGCTTCGTCTCTCCGAGTTTTCTTTTGATGAAGTCGAAAGTCTGCCGGTCTGTATATTTCAGACAGAGGTCTTCCATTTCGCTCTTGATGGCATAGAGTCCGAGCCTGTGTGCCAGCGGAGCATAGAGATAAGACACCTCTGCAGCCAGGGCCGTACGCTCTTCGGCACAGACCATGTCTTTGGCCTGGCGCAGCAGATAGGAACGGTCAGCGATGATGAGCAGCACCACGCGAATATCTTCGGCGATGGAGAGGAGGAAGTGCTCGAAGTTGGCCGTATTGATAGCCGTATTGCGCATGTAGATCTCCGATGTTTTCAGCAGGAGGTCGATCAGGCGAGCCACATCTTCGCCCATGAGCTCGGCTATCTCCTCCGGTCTCATCAGTCCCTTCATCGCCGGACGATAGAAGAG
This genomic stretch from Porphyromonas gingivalis ATCC 33277 harbors:
- a CDS encoding tetratricopeptide repeat protein; this encodes MKKLILSALVLGGAMTFTAQAQNKAAEPAEEFFLEGRAMFIRQNYVGALDQFRLYRLHGGQEHTLEADYYSIIADYLLGADHDYVLGAADNFLDNFPESIDKSCVRLLTGELMIRHEQYLRANTIFSDIDDRTLNDEDLAAYLLYYAYVRMQLSESNALAEQMLLKASKSRGELGGRARLLLAAIQIEDGRIDEAEQTLSRLKNHPQFADEADAYIAEIQLLRGDYREAAEIADRLLSRNSSMRQRPQLLRVAGNAYYRLGDSNKTIDYLSDYSEKVGDRIAPADAYALGVTYYKQGLMKEALRPLAAATTDAGSLGAESALYLGQAQLAEGMTSEALMAFEKAATQDVNRPVREVGMYNMAMLMRSTGQSSFGQSVRIAENFLNEFPRSSHREQMAAILVESYFTGKDYNSSLRSIQKIAQPTASILAAKQFVLNRMAEQKEAAGYDSEALSFVSSSISMGNKGEYFPEAYFLRGNLRYRAGDFPAAAADYRAYISAAGDRDAANLPLGYYRLGYSLFNAERYDMALEAFKEYVSRSGIAPNLSADAYARIGDCRYMKRDFHGAREAYSMAYRVYPSGGDYALLRRARLEGLAKQYADQIQTLDKLIREFPDSRHLTAALYEKGCGAVLSGKHNVAEEAFNAVVKRSPDSREARQSSLQLGLLYYNTGRTKEAIRTYQRIIDRYPRSEETTVALSDLRSIYLEEDRIDEYSAYVRGLKDKVSIAPSETEQLGFLSAERKYRRRQPDARRDLEAYLERYPQGSDRHKAELYLADLDYQAGNADAAYNRYSRLVNSPGLPEDYKIDARLRLGRMQYERKEYKAALQSFQSVLDTDGAEAVRDQAVQGVTESAYADKDYRRVIDVIAGLKNQAALPHTLRLYRAKSYQALKMNREAIADYELLAEDFSTATGAEAVVMQAQLEMEAKRLSKAKFILEKFIAKSTPQQYWLARGFILLSDIYKKEGDTFTARQYLESLEKNYPNHEDDIHEQIAQRLE
- a CDS encoding RelA/SpoT family protein — protein: MTIHDNTLFSADERSRFLSSYASLIRTLAPDRQLVKKVRSLLSRFTELGCFDRDKNGMHGLLRNMEVARIASCEIGLGIETIGALLFYRPAMKGLMRPEEIAELMGEDVARLIDLLLKTSEIYMRNTAINTANFEHFLLSIAEDIRVVLLIIADRSYLLRQAKDMVCAEERTALAAEVSYLYAPLAHRLGLYAIKSEMEDLCLKYTDRQTFDFIKRKLGETKRSRDAYIEAFIAPLRRRLDEALPNIPYEMKGRTKSINSIRNKLRQQGIEFESIYDLFAIRIILDVPVKDEKAACWHVYSIITDMYQPNPQRMKDWISIPKSNGYESLHVTVMGPQNRWVEVQIRSRRMDEVAERGLAAHWKYKGIKSESGLDEFLTSVRETLEARDHSSDDSAETVKNFKMNLFTDEIYAFTPTGELIKLPQGASVLDFAFAIHSRIGCQAVGANVNGKNVPLKHKLENGDSVSIITSAQQTPKKDWLSYVVSSKARNKIKQQLRLQMESSIGVVKELLNRRLKNRKLPFEEAVFTRVVRRKGFKHLTDFYMEIAADRLDVQEVLELYSHELEEEQRRDAGSGAARRSADTFVAHPPKEEETVKGGKSDVLVIDNNMTGVEYSFGKCCNPIYGDSVFGFVSNSGIKIHRTDCPNAPDMFSRYGYRIIEARWSGKGSTGYEATLHVIGQDNLAIVTNITSVINKEPGVSLRAYSINSKDNLFEGVFTVEVPDTSTLSILLRKIRATHGVKSAERH